The Desulfonatronovibrio magnus genome segment ATCCATAAATTATCTCAGAGAAGAAAAAGAGTTTAGCCCACCCCAGTGTAACACTCCAGAGGGGGCCCCGGTTACACGGGGCAGGCGGAATATAGTGAAGATCACGGAAAAAATATTTTCTTCATGTTCCGTGGGCAAATATGCTTTAATGTTTTCCATGGACAGTAATTGTCTATATTATCATCCGTTTCCACTCAAGTTTTGGATGGTGCCCGAAGTTGACCAACAACCCCAGTCTCATCCCGGTGGCGTGCAGGTAATTCAGCACCTGAGCCTTATGTTCCGAAGCGATCTTGTCCACGGCCTTGAGCTCTAT includes the following:
- a CDS encoding GxxExxY protein, which encodes MDKIASEHKAQVLNYLHATGMRLGLLVNFGHHPKLEWKRMII